The Deltaproteobacteria bacterium genome contains the following window.
TAACGTGCCTCTAAGTCGCTACTATTAAGGTCACGTAATTCAAAAATGCATCCAGAGGTAAAATTAATCGCATTACTATCACCAGCGCTCGGATGCCCGTTTACTTGTTCTTGTTCATGGCGAATGCCAAGGCGTTCTTTGCGGTCGTTGCCATTATCAGTAATATTTAATGCTGGCTCGCAGTCATAAATAACGCGTTCTTGATTCACAACATCAGTTTCATGTTGTTCAATATGAACCATCATATTTGGTTGCCGCCAATCGTACTCATTTAAGATCATACTTGTTGGCATAAGTGCTTGTTCACTCTGAATACGATGCACACTTTCAAAATCACCAGCGCTGCTACCAGGATCAACAAGAGAATAAACTTCAGCATTTTGGCCAGCAGCCGTAGGATAGGTAGCGTTATCATCGACTAATACAACTTGTTCGGTACTACCACTTTGATCAAAATAAAAGCTAAGGCCTTCTTCTTGCATTAAACGGCGGACAAAATCAAAATCAGTTTCTTGGTATTGCACGCAGTATTCTCGTTCAGGCAACGAACGATGGGTATCGTTTCGTATTGTTCTCTGCAATGGAGCTAAGGCTTCATTTAGAACCTTAGTAATAATATCGAGGACTGAAATATTTTGAAATATTCTCGAAGTTATTCGTTGGGTTAATGACCACAATGCGGGTACTACTTCTATACTAACTATAATATTATTATGATCGGTGCCGACTCTTTTTACACGATGAATAATGCCGTTTATACGTCGTGACACTGCAGTTGCTCTCGTCAGCGTAACCGTGCAAGACACCCCTAAAAGACTATCAATATCAGCAGTTTGCGTAGGGTGAATGATCTCAAAGTTACCAATATATAGTTCAAATAAACGCTCAGTGAGTTTGAAACGTCTAATTTGCCAAGTACTTGATTGATTATTAATTTCAAATGTATAGCTGACAGGATCGAGGGCCACGACAAACTCCATTTTTGTAAACAACAGAACGTACTTACAAGGGTATTGCGTGATACTAAGTAATTACTAACACGAAATATTCAAACAGCCTCGAATATCTTGATCGCTATTAATTCATACAAAAACAAATTTAAATGGGTTAAAATTTACGACATGTATAGGTTCATCGATCGCAGTTACTATGGTTATGAACTAAAATTCATGTTATTAAGAGAATTATTTTAATTATTTTTAGTAAATCGTAACAAAATCTCATTTGGCGCTAGCCGAGATGTAGGTTTATAGTGTACATAATAATGGTCTCGCCCGCCAACACATGTAGCTGGGCTTAAACTGAGCAAAATTCATACCGATAACAAGTTTCAAAATTACCCGGAATGAATGTGTTGCTTTGAAGTAACGTATAACCCGTATGGGGCAGTTGAGGGTCCGTTAGCTGGGCGTATTTAGCAAGCTTGGTTTAGTTCGGTCGTTTTTAGAAAGGTTATTTAATATGAGAGAGTACCGCACGGCTCTTTCTGCGTGTGATACTGCACAAGCGCAGGAGCCAGCGTTGTCAAATAAAGAACAGCGCGGTAAACATAATAAGTTTATTTTAGTGGCGCTGGTTTTATTACTGCTGGCTTTGTTATGGACAAGCCCTGCATCACCAGCAAAATACATGGATGAGGCTTTTCGTCTTAGCTATTCGCATACTTTACAAACACCATCTCCAGATCCATTAGCCTTTATAGCAGATTTAGAGCCAGTGATGCCAAAACCAGTAACAGTGTTAACCATAGCTGATGCAGTGGCTTATGAGTTGATACGTCGCTCGCGCACACTCAATGAAACTGATGCTTTACGCACTGCTACTGTAATTGTCCATGAATCACTTGAACTTGGGTATGACCCCTTGCTCGTGTTAGCAGTTATTTACGTTGAAAGTTATTTTGATAATTATGCAATTTCACCTGTAGGAGCCGAAGGTCTTATGCAGATTATGCCAGCCACTGGCCAATGGTTAGCAGAACAAATGGGCCTCGGTTATACTTTAGCGCATACATTCGATCCAACTCGCAATGTTCGTTTAGGTATTCGTTATTTGGTTCGTTTAGAAAATCAATTTAAAGGCAATACCGCCTTTGCATTAACTGCATATAATCGTGGTCCTAGTGCTACTAAGTATATTCTTCGTCATCACAATGGCCGACTACCAAAAAATATTCGTGATGCTTATGCTAGTAAGGTGCTTTTGCGATATCGTGCATTACGGGTACTTTATGGCTCTCTGCCGATAACCTGAGTTGGTTACTTAGAGCTTGCCGTTAATTGTGTAGTTACTGAGAAAAGAATGTGTGACAATAAAGTGATGGTGCTAATACTCGCTGAGTCGTTTGCTGCAATAAAATCACTAGTATCAGGTGTTTTTTTTGCAACATTTTGTGGTAGAGATGCTCCGATTGCTATAGCTCCAGCAAATATATGCATATAGTTATCGCTACGTATCGATGATGGTTTTGCGCTATCACTGTCTGTCTCTTTGCGATATATATCCAGCAGAGTTTGTACTAGCGGCGTCTCTTCATCTACGTATCGTGCCTCACTAATATAATATGGTTTATATTCGTATAATTCTGGCCCGATCGAGTGCTTAAGCCGTTTGAGAATTATATCTAGTTTATTTGAGAATTCATTAGTCGTCATTCCCATTGGGCGGGACATTGCTATATCAAGATAAGCTTGACCATTTTGGCCGCTAAGATGAGTAGGAGCAACTACTAATCTCCCCATAAAAGGATGCTTATAAGCTAAGCCAAGTTTATAACCATAAAAATCATCATCAAATTTTTTTGCTATAAGTTTTAAGACTAGTCCAAACCCTTGGTTTTCAACTCTAACGAGTTGGGCAATACTGGCAAGGGGCCACAAGGCATTATAACCATGTTCTGGTGCAAAGGCAGGAGCAGATTTGCCAAAGACATGTACATTAATACATTGTAAAGAATTATCAACATCCATAGATATTTTAAAACCATTATTACTTCCGCGATGTCGTTTTTCTTGGTCTATCGCCGCAGCAACTTTAAGTTGTAGTTGTGCTAATGTTTCATTGACTCCAGGCATCAATTGCATATGTGCTTGATCAGGTATTACCGCTACACCATTAGTTTTTTGACCAGCTTGAGCATTAGCAACAAATGTATGATATGTTTTTGTAGATAGTTCAGTAGTTGCAGCTAAATGCCAGTATACTTGACCGTTATTTGCTATAGTAACCGGTAGAGTTCCATCAAGGGTAATAATTTGCTGTGGTAGGGTTTGGCTACTTATGTATTGATGAATTTTTTCAAGTTGCAGGTTAGTATCTAGTCCAATAATTAAAACTACTTCACCGCGCATTTTAACCAATTTGCGGCGTATAGCAGCTAGTACTATTAATGCTGTAGCAAGGTTTATCTTGTTATAGCTATTACTATTTTTATTGATACTGCCATCAATATGAGTAACTAGCCCTAATAATTTTTCCCCGGTGCCATAACTTATCTCCCATGCATAATTGTCACCAACAATTTTAAAAAGTAACCCGTGAGTTAGAGCCCATTTCTGTAGAAATGCGGCTTGAGCAGTTAGAGAGGAATTATTAATTTTTTTATAATCAGCAATTTTAGCAAAGCTAATTAGTTTTTCAGTTAAAGCCGCTATTTCAAATTGTGCACATGAATTAAGGTATTTTTGTGCATCCTGTATACGCAAAGTGTTGTTTTTTAGGTTGTCCTTATTAGATTGAATAAGTGGTGTATCAATTATTGACGCATTAAAATCTGCGCAGTTTTCTTGAGGAAGATTTGAGGTTAATGGGGGCGTAGCAAAGAGTAATTTGGATGTGGTTAAAGAAACCAACACTAATAAGCGACAACAGCGCAAGGTCATTGGCCCCCATTATTTAATAAGTAAAAACTGTTACCAGCGACCACCACCAGGTCCACCAGCACCGCTTGGTCCACTAGGCCCACCACCACTACGGCCACCACGCCCACGTCCGCCACCACCATAACCACCACGTCCGCCACCACCACCGGGTCCGCCACGTCCGCCGCCACCATAACCACTGCGTCCGCCGCCACCATAACCGCCGCGTCCGCCACCACCAAAACCGCCACGTCCGCCACGTCCACCGCGTCCACCACCACGTCCGCTGTTTTCTTGGGCTTCACTAACTCTAATGGTACGACCTCCCATTTCTGTACCATTCATTTCGGCAATTGCAGAACTAACCGAATCTTCGTTTGCAAATGTAATAAAACCAAAACCGCGTGATTGACCGGTGGTACGATCAGTAATGACTTTGGCCTCGGTGATTTCACCAAATCTGGCAAAACCCTCACGTAAACCATCATCTTGAATATCAAAACTTAAACCACCGACGAAGACTTTGTTACCCATCACTCGCTCCTGGGACCAGAATAAGCAAGATGCTTACGGTCCGTCTTTAATAAGTCTTGCTCGAAGGCTTCGTCGGTGGATTCACCCCTCATGGGCAATTACGACCGAAGGCGCCTCGCAAATCGAGCAATAACGCGCAACCTAGATATTCTCTTAATTTGTTCTCGCAAGGCATCCTTGGTATGGGCGTTTGACTTTAATTATAGTCTCGCGCCTATTTGAGGCAAGAGCAATACTTTAACTAGGTAATTTTTTTTCTTTTTAGGGACACCCCCTAGTGCACCAAAAAATCCAAAGTTTTTTCAATCGAACTTAACGACCAAACAGCAAAATCACTCAAACGGCTTGTAAATGCCTCAAGAACTACTACTGCAATCATTACACCGGCCATTGCCTTGACCGGCATAGCCATAAAATAGGCATTTAATTGAGGGGCGACACGATTAAGTATACCAAAAACTACATCTGTTACTAAAACTGCAGCAATAATAGGTGAAGCTAACAAAACCGCAGCCATGAATACATCAGCGGTTGTTCTGATAACAAAATCAGCAAGTTGGCCCATATTTTCAGGGGGAGCTAAACCAACGTTTAATGGCAATGTGGAAAATGACATAAAGAAAGCATCAAAAAAGATACCATGGGCACCTATTACTACGAAAACGATTAAAAATAACTGATAATATAGATCCCCAAATGGGGTAGCACGCTGCCCCGAATGAGGTTCTAATACTTCGGACATAGAAGTACCACGACTAGTGTCGATTAGCCTTCCTGCCATTTCCATAACCATAAATACAAGATTATTAATAAAACCGATTATAAAACCAATTAGTACTTCTTTGCCCATTAACAGTAAAAAAGGAATTGCCGTAGTCGGCAAAGGACCAGATAGAGATCTACGCGCAATCGGCCATATTATTATAGTGAATAGTAAGCCTAACCCCATTTTTACTTCCATAGGGGCGAGCTTACCGCCTAACCATGGAGTTTGGATCACCATTGGCATGGTACGAGCCAAAACTAGCCCAAGGATCATAATTTCTTGGGTGTAGTTCATCATTTCAGCAATTTTTTGTAGTAATGAAGGCATTGGTAATTTCGTAAGTTAAATCAGGGACATCCCCTAATATATTGCGGTTGGAAAGCCTTCAAAGCACATTTGGGCAAAACGCATTAACAGAGCGCCCAAAATTGGCATAAGAGCAGCCAAGGCTCCGAAAATAACAATCATTTTAGGTACAAACGTCAACGATTGCTCTTGTATTTGGGTAACAGCCTGAAAGATGGAGATCATTAAACCGACGATCATGCTTAAAACGATCGGGGGGCCGCATACAATAATGGTTACAAGTAGACCTTGATTAGTTACCTGAAGTATAAAATCGATGACTTTTTGATCCATGAATTAACCTCTAGGACTATTAATATCCCAAGACGAGGCCACGGCTAATTAGATACCAACCATCAACAAGTACGAAGAGTAGGATCTTAAATGGCAAAGATATTGTAGTAGGTGAAAGCATCTGCATACCAAGAGCCATAAGTAAATTTGCTACCACCATATCGATTACTAAAAATGGCACAAATAATATAAAACCTATCTGAAAAGCCTCTTTCAATTCACTAATAACAAAAGATGGAACAATTATTGCCCAATCTTCATCAGTGAGAGTTGCGCGATCTTGAGGTGCTCGCATTTTCCAGGCGAGTTTATAAAACATATCACGATCTTTTAAATGAGCGTGTTTAATTAAAAACCGGCGTAATGGATGTTGGCCTTCACGAACTAAATCAATCACCTGATCGACAGTAAAACTCATAATTTTTGCTTTATCTTTGCTGTACCGTGCCATTCTTTCTTGAGATTGGTGATAAATCTCTAAACCCACTGGCATCATGATATATACAGTAAGAATAGTAGCAAGTCCGGTAATTACTTGAGTTGGCGGAATTTGCTGGGTACCTATGGCCTGGCGCACAATTGAAAGCACAACTGCAATTTTTACAAAACTTGTCACCATGATGAGGATGAATGGCACCATCGCAAAAACTGCGAGAGCCGCCAGCAACACCATAGGACGATTGGCAACACCAGCATCGGTAAGATCGCTGCCACCTAGAATTTTACTTATGCTTTGAGCAGATACAACATTGCTACTTAAAGTAATTGCAATACCGATTAAAAATGCCAGACTACGCTGATGCCATTGCCGTTTTTGCGTTTGCATTATTAAGGCCTCTCGTTGTTATCGTTTGGTTTTGCGAAGTCTGGCTCAACGCGTTCTGTTTGTGAAAATACTTTAGCGAACGAACCCTGATTTTCTGTTGCCTTTTGATTGATATCAGCTAGTAGTGTTATCCCTTTGTCATTTCCCGCGCCTATCAAATACTTATATTTACCAAAAACCTCAATGATGAATAATGTATGACGAGTATCAAGAGGGCAACGTTCGATTATTTTTAATATACCTTGAGTGCGGATTTTACCTCGCCCAAGACGCCAAAGCACGATTTTGCCAAGGCCGTAAATTAAGGCTACCACAAAAGCTAACGATAATAACGTTCGCCAAATTTGACTCATCAAACTATGGCTTTCGTCTTCATGGCTTTTATCTTCTTTAGATTTGGTATTACTAAGGCTAATATCGTATGAGGATGGCGGTGGTTCTTTGGCATTTAGGTCAATATTAGGAGTATTTTTGTCAAATAGTGTTTGAGTACTATTAGCTTTTGTATTTTCTGATGTAGCTATATTAATATTAGTTTTAAGCGAGTTTTCCGGTATGGGTTGTTTATCGCTAGCAGCGAGAACGAATAATATTGAAAATAATATCTGATACATGAGATTTATTTTAAGGTGCCCCAATAATTTGAATTAAACGAACGCCGAGTTCACCGTCAACTTCAATAAGTTCACCACGAGCAAATAGTTTACTATTTACTACTAGGTCAACTGGGTCATTGGCGCCGCGGGGTAAGCGTAATACTTGGCCCTTATGCAAACGTACGACTTGAGCAGTGTTCATGCGAATACGCCCAAGTTCAATGACCACCGGTGCATCAATATCACGTAGCAGACCTTCGGTCTCTTCTAAGTTTGCTTCATTTAGAGCTTGATTTTCAGACATAGTGTTATCGATTTCTTTATCCGGGTTGACTTCTTCAGTCATCGGCATCTCCACAGGTTGTTCTTCAACAACAATCTCAATTATTTCAGCGCGTGGTTGTTCTTCTTCGGTAAAGCGACAACGCAATCCGCCATTTTTGCCCGCGCCGATACGAACAAATAGCTCACCGCGAATGCTATCAGCAGTTTTTAAAAGGCTATGATTTTCAATGATAATAATATCGCCATGTTCAAGATTAGCAAAATCTGCAGCATGCAAATCAGGCAGAGTTGCGATTTCAAAGCGAGCCGAAACTTCTGTATCACTAAGTGTTTGCAGAATAGTCTGCATATAAATTTGTTCTAAAGAATTAGCACCGCTTTGCGCAATGGTTTTACCAAAAGACTCGGTAACCAGGCTGCCCGGAATGAGAATACGAGCATAGCCTAAGCGTTTGCCAACAGCGACACGAAAACCTAAAACAACGTATTCTGATTCACTATCAATTAAAAATTGCACATCATCTAATTTTTGTGAAAATTTATCTAAAGTTAAAGCAAGTTCATGGCCGGTTTGCATTCCATCATGAAATAAAGACAATATCTTAAGCAGCAAAAATGAAAGTACCCCTTCTTCAATTTCAGTAAGTGGCCTTATTATTCGGTGACTTTCACCTGTGCCACCTAGCAGTCGTTCAACTGCAAAAGCTGCAAGGCTAAGATCTAAATCAACAATTATTTTATGTTCACTAGGAGCTGCGCCAATTACTAGCAAACAGCTAGTTGCTGGTATCATGGGAGCAATATCGCGACGAGCGATGATTTTCATATCAGGAGGTAATACGTTGCAGGGCTCTTTTAAATATCGCTGCAGTAATTCTACCAAAGTTGGATAAAATTCGGCTTCAAGAGGACGACTACCGAAATAATTCATCATTGTCGCTTCTAAAGCGACTTCGGTGCGGCTCATCCGCTTAAGATTAGTAAATGTAAAAGGGCGAATTGATGTCATACGTGAAGCTGCCAATTTGGCAATCGACGCTAGCACTACCTTTGTATAACTTCAAGTCGTTCGAGTGTAAGACCTCGGTGACCGAAAGCTCGTGCTAAGGCGCCTTCACTCGCTTTTACTAAACGAGCGACATTTTTATCATCGGTGTGGAATTTGCATGAAATTTTTCCGCCATTGCTGACGATATCTAATCTAGCTCCGCTTAATATATCGCTTTTTAGCTCAATGGTAAATTGGCTTAGCCCTTCTGCGTTTACTCCCGAAAAAACGCGGTTAACTATAGTTTCAAGTAAGTGTTGGGGCAGAGTAGCTTGATGACCTGCATGTGCATGTGCAGCAGCTTGAGCTTGTATTGCCATATCTTGTTGACCTTGCTCTGAGCTGTTACTGCCATCATTATCTTGTGAGCCACTATTATTTTTATTGTTTGCATTACCACCCTGATTATCATCACCAGAAATGGCTGCTAAGCGGTCTGAATCGAGACGTGCTTGTTCTTCACGCTCTTCTGCCTTAAATGTTTCATTGCGCTCTTCTTTGCGTTCAGCTTCGCTTAAAGAATCATCACGTTGAACAATATTATCAACGCGGGATTGCTCAACTTGTTTTTCGCCTTGTTTTTCTAGCATTTTATTTAACCTACGCGCATCAATACCACTGCGTGCTAAAAGCGCGCTATTTGCTTGATGACGAGCGGTGGCTTTTTGTTGCAGTTGCGACTTATTTTTTGCCTGCATTTGCTGTTTGAAGGCGTTTTGTGAAGCTACCTGTTTTTCGGCTACCAGCTTTTGAAAATTTTCGCCGACTTGTTTGCTTTTAGTGCGCTGTAAATCTTCAGCGCGACGTTTGTCATCATATCTTTGAGCTTGTCGTTCTTCTTCTACTCGAGTCATACCTATACCTACTTTGGTTTATACTCTTTCGGTTGTTTTTTGCCATACAGCAACTAAAAACGATCATTTCGCATAAATATTTGTTGTGCTAACTCATCCATATTTTCTTCTTCCTTTTGTTGAATTTTCTTTTTCCATTCTTCTATTTGTTTTTCTTTATGTTTTTCAAGGGCTTTGAGCTCTTGATTTGCTAGCATTAATGCCTGACGTGCATTGTCCATTTCTTGTTTTTTATATTCTACGACAGCTTTTTGCGCTTCGATAGCTTGCTTTTGCATTTCTTCTTGTTCTTGCAAGCGTTGAATGTAGGTATTGGCACCAACTACATCTTGTGCCGACATTTCGCCCCGCATAGATTTTTCAGCATATTCACGGCGTTTTTGTTCACGGCGAGCTTCCATACGCTTAAGCTCAAGCTCCATTTGTTTTTGTTTTTCTTCTTCGCTTTTATGCGCAGCTATAGCCTCGCCAAATGCTTTTTCAGCTTCTTCTTTGTTGCGTTCGCGTATTTCGAGTAACGCTTGCAGTCGATACTCGGGCGTATTAGCCATCTATTTCTCCAGCAGATAGGAGCCGACAGGGTAATGTCCCTTATCTTGCCTTATCTTGCATCAGCAAAAAGCGCGACTAGCTTTTGTATAGTTGTTTCAAAATCATCATATTCATCGGTGGGTTGCCTTAAGAAAGCCTCAACTTCTTCGATTTTATCGATAGCATAGTCAGTTTTAGGATCAGTGCCATATTGATAAGCGCCAAGCAGAATCAAATCACGCTGCTTTTCATAAATTGCTAACACTTCGCGTAATTTGCTGGCGGCTTGTTTATGTTCGGGACTGACAATTCCAGTCATAACACGTGATAATGAAGGCAATACATCAACCGCTGGCCAATGATTACGTGCACCTAAAGCACGATTAAGAATGATGTGACCGTCAAGAATACCACGCACTTCATCAGCGATAGGTTCATCCATGTCGCCGGCTTGCACCAAAATAGTATACAGGGCGCTAATCGAGCCACTTTCGTTATTACCGGTGCGCTCCATTAAACGCGGAATTTGTGCAAAAACACTCGGAGGATAACCTTGCCGTGCGGGTGGTTCACCAATAGCAAGGCCAATTTCGCGTTGGGCGCGGGCAAAACGAGTCGAACTATCCATCATATACATGACTTTTTGGCCCTGATCGCGAAACCATTCTGCAATTGCTGTAGATACAAATGCACTTTTTAAACGCACCAGCGCAGGTTCATTTGAAGTGGCAACTACTACAACAGATTTTTTACGGCCTTCGTCGCCCAACGATTCTTCGATAAAATCAAGAACTTCGCGACCACGTTCACCGATTAGACAGGTAACGACTACTTCAGCCGCTGTATTACGGGCAATTTGGCCCATTAGGGTAGATTTGCCGACACCAGAACCCGCAAATAGACCAATACGTTGGCCCAAACCAAAAGTGAGCAAACCATCGATAACTCGTACCCCCATAGCGATGGGTTCAGTAACACGTTTTCGTTTCATCGCATCAGGAGCAGGTCGGTCAACCGCCCAATCAGTTAGATCAGGAATGTTATCAAGGGGAGGGCCACCATCAATTGGTCGGCCTAAGCCATCAATAATACGACCAAGTAAACCCCAACCGCATTTAATCGAAAAGGGTTTACCGCTGGGGATAACTTCACAATCTGGACCGATACCATATGCTTCGCCCAAGGGCATTAGCATTACCGCTTCATCACGAAAGCCAACAACTTCGCAAGTCACGCGGTGCTGGCTGCCGGTATCGATATAGCACATTTCACCAATGCGCACGCCGGGAACCGTGGCTTTTATTACTAAACCAGTGACTTCAGTCACACGACCGCGAACATTAATGGTTTCGGCTTGTTCGACAGCCTTGATATATTTACTAAGATCGATAATTGGCGCTGTGCTCGCCATGAACTCTCCGTTTAGTATTTTGAACTATTTATTATAACTAATAAAATCGATAATGGTCCATACTGATAAGTAAATGAACATTATTTTAAAAAATTTCCGCCAAAAATATTGCTTTTTTATAAGTTTTTGCTGTTCTTTTTCAGCCAACAGCATTGGTGACAGACACCGTTAGCATCTTGAGTGTTGCCTCCATTCTTATAACCCACCGTTATTAATGCGGAAATTTTTGGTGGCACTTGCACAAATGTAATAGGGGTTGACAGTTAGGTAAATAAATTTATTGATACTTGTGGTTGAGTATGAAGGCTATTGATTAAAGGTCGTTAGTCCAATCTGGTAGGTTTTTTGCATGTTGGTATGCTTTATTAATGGCGTCTTGCAGAGCTTTTAGTTTTTTGTTCATATCATCTGGTATCATTTTTTGAGCTTGTATTAACTTTGCTTTTTGTGCTTTTAGCTGATCTCGTTCCTTAGTTAATTCGGAAAACAATTTAAAATCCTCGCTAATATATAAATAAGGATTTACTTTTTTTTCTTCATTAATAAATTTTAAAAGGGTTTCAAGTGCCTTAATTTCTTTTAGATGTGCCTTAGTAAACTGTTTGTAGCCATGGTCAGCATTATCATGATTACTGCCATCAAAGCTTTTATTATCTTCACAAATTGAATTATATTGATCTCTTAGCGTAGCCAAACTATCTCTGAATTCTTTTGATACTCGTCCAATATGGTCAATTAGAGAATTTTTATTGGTAGTAGCTTCAGGTAGGCCATATTTTTTTGCGGTATTTGACGATGTTACTTGGTTTGGGTAATGCGGAGTTGGGCTCGATTGTTCATCAGTGCATGTAGCTACTATCTGGTTTGCGCTTGGTTTTTTATCTGTTGGAAAGATATCTATACTGGCAGTGAGTAGATTTTTAAGCTTAGTGCGTAGAGTATTTGTATCAGCATTTGTTTGATTGACTGGTAGATCTGGAGCTTGTAGGTCATATACAGGATGACATCGCGTAATTAGCGATAATATTTCCCAGGCTAATTCCCCAACCGTTATATTATTATCAGCTTTGCAAATGTTATTGGGGTTAGCTATTGTTTCTTGATAAATTGCGATGATTTTATCCCAATTGATGTTGATATCTTTAATGCTAAGGTAATCAAGCTCTTTAATACGGGAATTTTTATTTGATAATTTGGCAATGAGATTTTTTCCAACAAAACGTTCGTAAGATGGCCTTTGCGAGATTTGATCGATTTCACATAATTCTTGATTAGAAATTGAATTAAGATTTGCCATATAGAATTCCGTATTTTTAAAAATCCTTGATTTTGATTATCGGTAAATAAGGTACAAA
Protein-coding sequences here:
- a CDS encoding lytic transglycosylase domain-containing protein, which gives rise to MDEAFRLSYSHTLQTPSPDPLAFIADLEPVMPKPVTVLTIADAVAYELIRRSRTLNETDALRTATVIVHESLELGYDPLLVLAVIYVESYFDNYAISPVGAEGLMQIMPATGQWLAEQMGLGYTLAHTFDPTRNVRLGIRYLVRLENQFKGNTAFALTAYNRGPSATKYILRHHNGRLPKNIRDAYASKVLLRYRALRVLYGSLPIT
- a CDS encoding RNA-binding protein, whose product is MGNKVFVGGLSFDIQDDGLREGFARFGEITEAKVITDRTTGQSRGFGFITFANEDSVSSAIAEMNGTEMGGRTIRVSEAQENSGRGGGRGGRGGRGGFGGGGRGGYGGGGRSGYGGGGRGGPGGGGGRGGYGGGGRGRGGRSGGGPSGPSGAGGPGGGRW
- a CDS encoding flagellar biosynthetic protein FliR; the encoded protein is MPSLLQKIAEMMNYTQEIMILGLVLARTMPMVIQTPWLGGKLAPMEVKMGLGLLFTIIIWPIARRSLSGPLPTTAIPFLLLMGKEVLIGFIIGFINNLVFMVMEMAGRLIDTSRGTSMSEVLEPHSGQRATPFGDLYYQLFLIVFVVIGAHGIFFDAFFMSFSTLPLNVGLAPPENMGQLADFVIRTTADVFMAAVLLASPIIAAVLVTDVVFGILNRVAPQLNAYFMAMPVKAMAGVMIAVVVLEAFTSRLSDFAVWSLSSIEKTLDFLVH
- a CDS encoding flagellar biosynthetic protein FliQ, producing the protein MDQKVIDFILQVTNQGLLVTIIVCGPPIVLSMIVGLMISIFQAVTQIQEQSLTFVPKMIVIFGALAALMPILGALLMRFAQMCFEGFPTAIY
- the sctR gene encoding type III secretion system export apparatus subunit SctR, giving the protein MQTQKRQWHQRSLAFLIGIAITLSSNVVSAQSISKILGGSDLTDAGVANRPMVLLAALAVFAMVPFILIMVTSFVKIAVVLSIVRQAIGTQQIPPTQVITGLATILTVYIMMPVGLEIYHQSQERMARYSKDKAKIMSFTVDQVIDLVREGQHPLRRFLIKHAHLKDRDMFYKLAWKMRAPQDRATLTDEDWAIIVPSFVISELKEAFQIGFILFVPFLVIDMVVANLLMALGMQMLSPTTISLPFKILLFVLVDGWYLISRGLVLGY
- a CDS encoding flagellar biosynthetic protein FliO, whose product is MYQILFSILFVLAASDKQPIPENSLKTNINIATSENTKANSTQTLFDKNTPNIDLNAKEPPPSSYDISLSNTKSKEDKSHEDESHSLMSQIWRTLLSLAFVVALIYGLGKIVLWRLGRGKIRTQGILKIIERCPLDTRHTLFIIEVFGKYKYLIGAGNDKGITLLADINQKATENQGSFAKVFSQTERVEPDFAKPNDNNERP
- a CDS encoding FliM/FliN family flagellar motor switch protein, with translation MTSIRPFTFTNLKRMSRTEVALEATMMNYFGSRPLEAEFYPTLVELLQRYLKEPCNVLPPDMKIIARRDIAPMIPATSCLLVIGAAPSEHKIIVDLDLSLAAFAVERLLGGTGESHRIIRPLTEIEEGVLSFLLLKILSLFHDGMQTGHELALTLDKFSQKLDDVQFLIDSESEYVVLGFRVAVGKRLGYARILIPGSLVTESFGKTIAQSGANSLEQIYMQTILQTLSDTEVSARFEIATLPDLHAADFANLEHGDIIIIENHSLLKTADSIRGELFVRIGAGKNGGLRCRFTEEEQPRAEIIEIVVEEQPVEMPMTEEVNPDKEIDNTMSENQALNEANLEETEGLLRDIDAPVVIELGRIRMNTAQVVRLHKGQVLRLPRGANDPVDLVVNSKLFARGELIEVDGELGVRLIQIIGAP
- the fliJ gene encoding flagellar export protein FliJ — protein: MANTPEYRLQALLEIRERNKEEAEKAFGEAIAAHKSEEEKQKQMELELKRMEARREQKRREYAEKSMRGEMSAQDVVGANTYIQRLQEQEEMQKQAIEAQKAVVEYKKQEMDNARQALMLANQELKALEKHKEKQIEEWKKKIQQKEEENMDELAQQIFMRNDRF
- a CDS encoding FliI/YscN family ATPase produces the protein MASTAPIIDLSKYIKAVEQAETINVRGRVTEVTGLVIKATVPGVRIGEMCYIDTGSQHRVTCEVVGFRDEAVMLMPLGEAYGIGPDCEVIPSGKPFSIKCGWGLLGRIIDGLGRPIDGGPPLDNIPDLTDWAVDRPAPDAMKRKRVTEPIAMGVRVIDGLLTFGLGQRIGLFAGSGVGKSTLMGQIARNTAAEVVVTCLIGERGREVLDFIEESLGDEGRKKSVVVVATSNEPALVRLKSAFVSTAIAEWFRDQGQKVMYMMDSSTRFARAQREIGLAIGEPPARQGYPPSVFAQIPRLMERTGNNESGSISALYTILVQAGDMDEPIADEVRGILDGHIILNRALGARNHWPAVDVLPSLSRVMTGIVSPEHKQAASKLREVLAIYEKQRDLILLGAYQYGTDPKTDYAIDKIEEVEAFLRQPTDEYDDFETTIQKLVALFADAR